From Perca flavescens isolate YP-PL-M2 chromosome 19, PFLA_1.0, whole genome shotgun sequence:
TGTAACTTAAGAGAGGGTAACAAAGCAAGAGGACTGTCATCTTCAGCAGTTATCACCTCTCTTACCCCTGAACATCTACAACTTTGACGGCTGGATCCGTATCTACATCCTAGATGGAGAACCATGCTGAGTGCTGCTCCATCATATTCCTCGAATGTATTACTATATTCCCCGCATTCAAGGCAAGACCGCAAACCTGGGCAACACACGTTGTCATTTGATCAGCTGAGCTAAGCTGAGCTGAAGGGGCATGTAAATGCTTCTCAACGGTCCAGTTTTGGCTGACTGGTATTCAAGATGACTGACTACAATTTATTGGTAAAGTGcatactgtgcatgtgtgccaGACAGCAACTGCACCTGGGCATGGAAATTATAGACAAAATGAGTCCAGAAGACTGCTCATGCCTCCATCCAAGAAAGCCAAGACCCCAAACAAGACCAAAGTCCTCTAGGTGGTTGTGGTGAGAGACATTTCAGCTACCACCCCTGCAAACCACAGCCATGCCAGTGGGACTGGGCCACAATCAAAACAAAGGGTGTCCTCTAACAGCTGTGACTGCGTAGGCCATTGAAGAGCAGTGACATGCTACATCAGCTTCAACCATTGTGAAGAACCATTCCAACACCTCACATGGACTCACAGTACACACTATTGCCATCTGTTAGACGGAATTGCTGAATCAAAACCCAAAACATCTAGGCTGTGTGAGAGCCTTTTCCCTCACACATCAGGCTCATCAACACGCTGTCAACTCCCacataaactgaactgaaatgcTGAACTCTCTCTGAACAAGTAATCAAATCTCTGCATGGGCTCTACATGCTGCTGTTACTATGCACCCCAGaccttttaaatgtattttctaaACTGTATTGTATGTCCCAAACTCCctcacacaggtacacacacacacacacacacacacacacacacacacacacacacacacacacacacacacacacacacacacacacacacacacacacaccaccccacacatacacacacaggtgcacCCCCACCACATCGCACAACCCTCCACACActgtctgtgtcatctttgcCTTAAGTTTTACCTCAGTTTTGTGTTCAAATAAGTCCTGACGTCCTGTATATGTTAATAAACGGCATTGACGCCAAAGATTTCTCCTGACTCCATGTGATCATTACAATATCAAAAACAGTTTGAGAATGATGAAATTGGAAGCAGAACTATTTCTGCCTCCAATTTCAGATTGTAATATTGTGTAGCTTAGTAAAGTACCAAACTGATATGTAAATGAGGCTTGGTACCCTCTGTACAGCGATACAGACTATATGCATTACACATAGTCCTGTATTATATGCATGAATTATGTATTGTATGCATTAATATACCATTAAGGAAAAACAACCTACACCAGGGTGTTAAACTCATATTAAGCAGATGTGGTTAAAGATTTGTTGAATTagacctattattattattattatatatatacatgcattAATATATGTATTGTATGCATTAATATTGGAAAAATAGTTAAACAGCTAGATTTATTGGAAGGAGACCTCATGGGGGCCGACATTGTCCTGGTCGTTATCATTTTTCTGCATGGTAACAGAGTGTAGTTTGATGATACTTTACTATACCCACTTAAGAGCAAACAAGTACAAATCATgtattttgtttctctcttgAAATATCCTACTTCCATGTCAGGTATTTTGGCCTCTTCCTTCCTGAGGATGGTTTGTAGTGCTTGACCCTTTACACttcctctctgctctgtttATCCATCATCCACTGTAACACTTACTATTTTTGCATTTGAAACTTGAAAATCTTGCAGAAATGTCAGAAGTCGTGGACTTTGAGGAGGCAATTAAGGCTGGCCAGCGGCTAATAGAAGAGTTTGAGGCAGCTGCTGTGAGTATGGACAGAGACTTTGTAATGAGGAGACACAGCACTTAAAGAATCCTCCATAGAAATGCATGGGGTTAGTTTGTAACACCAATATGGCAGTAATTCACACATATCCCGTCCCTTCCTGTAAAACTCCCCATTCACTTGAATAGGAAAATAACTGCCCAATAACTGACTAGGTGGCCCTTGAGAGGGGGGACTTGCCTGTAAGGACTTTTGTATGGATTTCTTTGTACTTTGTTTAAGTTTGTATTTCTAAGTAAAGTTGTTAACGGCAAGTTATTGTCTTtagagaaaacaagaaaaagaggGGACATCCTCTCCATCTGCTGTGCCAGTGGAATGGCAGACAAGGGACAGTGGTGGGGACAGGATTTTTAAAAGACCAGGTCAACCCCCAAGGTCTCAAATTCCTTCCAAAAAAGGTAAGTATTGTGAATCTGAATATCCCTGTGAGGACAGTAGACAAGAAACTAAACTTCTAATAACTATTAACTATGAGtcaccctgtttttttttttttttttttttgtaatgctgtAAGTTATTGCCAATTGTGTGAGAGCATATCTTTTATTACAGCCACCATACCCATTGCTGAACATGCAACAGTGGCTTTTGAAGTCATAGGTACAGTATGCTCTTCCTTTGGCGATATTTTTTGGGGTTGTTTGGTTTGTGTTCTTATATTGtttctttgcattttaatgGATCTGTCTTTTAATGGGATATATGTTCTTTGTGATAAGACACTGATATGCAGGCATACAATGAGGAAGATTTCCCTGAAAAAGATCCTTCAAGGGCAATCAGCTGGGGTGAGAGGCAAGCTGCAAGCTCAGAGAGATGGAGCTCAATCAGAGAGTCTTTGGTTAGAGCTATGATGTCCTCTGAGCTTGTCGGTGAACCTATCTCGACAGCTGTAAAATCAAGCCAGCAGTGATCCGCTGTAAAGCGTGTCTGCCGAAGCAATTCCTCTGTGCACACTGTGATGTTGAGGTCCATGCCCATCATGTGCTGCATGACAGAGAGGCTGTGTTTGAGGGATTTTATCACCCAGTGTCCCCAAACACTATCGTGGCTGAAGTTGATCAGTCATTTATCTTCAAGGAAGCAGGTAGTCATATATCTTTcacaatttatttaatttcattgtgaCAAATGAGCTGAAGCGGAAGTTTGTACTCCCAGATCATAATATAATCttttacattaatttttttcttgGTTAGTTCGATTTGTACCAGTCAGCCTACCAAGATATGTGGCTGCTCTCCAAGCTTGGTTACCATTAAACCAGCTAAAGGAGCTATCCTGGTTGGATTGAATGGTGAGATAAATATGTtgttattaaaataaacatcAGACCATCATATTCATATTGTATTCACTTATATtttcttcattattattttCAGGACGATATAGTCTTTCCATTCCATGCCTGACGGTGGTGCATGCCAAAAAACCTGGACGGCTGGACTGGACGACCTGGTCAAGTGTGGTTACTGGCCTGCAACAGTAAACTACCACACTGTGTACCAGGTTGACCTTTTCCAGTCTTTCGAACATCTGAAGCTGCTTGCACCGGGGCTCTCACGTCAGGCATTCATTGGAATGTTGGAGGAGAGGAGCAGAGCCTGTGGgagagtaaatatatatatttattatatatatatatatatatatatatatatatatatttttttttttttttttacaaaaatacaaagaagTTCAGTGAAGTTCGGCATGTATCATGAAAtgcacaatgtttgttttgtcattgcCATCTAGCCAAGCAACATATGTGGGGATGCCTTCCAGCGGGCATACATAGAGTGGTCCCATGCCAAATTTGAGGTGGAGAGAGCCATGGGCATTAGTCCTTTTACCTGCCTTGCTTGTGTGCCACAAATGCATGCGGTTTCTGTGGATGGCAACCGCAAGCATTATAGATTCAGAAGTGCCACAGGGTATTACATATGTCTTTGAAGCATTAACTGAAGATATTCATGTATAGTTTGTGCTGCATTTTAAggacttttattgacatacatCATATCTAAAGATCCACAGAAGGGCTATTTGATGGTGCATTGTTTGCAAACGACGACGATGTGGCAAATTTTGTGCATTACGTTCAAAATGCTACAAAGCATGTAAgtttaacattagctacacTAAAGTCATATACAAGTGCATCTCAGAAAATTATAATATCATGGAAAGTTCCATTGCTCTGCCATCCTCAAATCAACATATCTGTATTATCATTTTATTCACATATTCTTTTATCTAATCTGATCTGATCTGTAAACCCGTATCATCAATTatcattcattattttatattaataggCATCAGGTAAAGGTATGTGTGGCTCCAGTCAGTGGACAGCGGCTAAAGAGACCTGCAGGGCATCTGCGTCAAAAATTGACGAGGAGGGGATTGAGATAGCGGTGTGCAGGCATGGAGTCCTTCTCAAGGCATTAAATATGTTCAGAGGAGAGATTTTTGCCTATCCTATGTACCTTCAAAAAGAGCTGTCTACCCTAAGTCCAGCCTTTTTCTGCATGGATGTGGCCTGCAGATACTTCCCCTACCTTGAGAAAGTTGCCACCCAGTGTCCGGAGCTGCAGGTTAgaatgatgtaaaaaaaaaaatttaatttaaacaaatCCATTTCCTCCACTTCTGAAGGTGACATCATGCCATGAGTTGTTGATTGTTTTGCATCTCAAAAGTATTCTTCTAACTGTTGTGACTGCAAGACACAACTTACTTTAGCACATTCATTGTAATGCATTTCAGGCATGTCTGTTTTTTCACATCATAGACCCTGCAGACTATGCGTCCACTCCTCTCAGTGATGCACGCCAAAGCCCATACATGGACGTGTGAGGTTAGCGTGTAATTTTGTGCATGAATTTCTACTTCCATTTGTGCTTGGGTATGACTGGTTATAATTGTCTTGTAATTGCGTGTGTGAAAGTTGAGCATATTTGTGAATTGCAGTTGAAATGGGGAGGGCGGACCCAAGAAGGGGCAGGTAACACAATAGGAGAGGAGGTGGAACAGGTAAAACTTTTAAATATTGGGCTGACTGCATTAATCTTTCAACCTTCATCATCACACTATCACTAACTGTTTACTAACTGTTTACGATTTAGGTCAACAGCTTCTTGTCCAGGGCTGCCATGTCAACTAAGTACATGTCGAAAGgaggtaaaaaaataacaatcctgtgtgtttgcatggggGCATTTATTTCTGCCATGATTAAACAAACTAGCAATTGCTTTTCTACACAGCACGATGAGACATGATTACTATGTTGACAATATCCTGGAACCAAAGGAAAATGGCAAACTTGCAAAGGACATTAGTCCAAAGATACGTGAAGGTATATTTTTCCACCCTGTGACATTGCCACACATTCCTGAAAAGCAGTGGACTAATTCCCatgacatacaaaacatattaaGTGGGAACCCAGATTGTGGATATTCTCTctacgtttttgttgcttttgaagACGCTGAGTAGACTGgaccaggaaaaaaaagaagctggacTTGCTGTGTGCAGAGCTCGGTGTGGACGACATCAAACTCCAGCAATGGATTGTTGATGTCCAGCACTGGCCATATGGTAGTACTTAAGGTTTTTAAACATAAACAGaaactttttaattttatgtattttttatgtaacatgtcatcatttaaacaaaaatttCCCAGCTACCACTGTCTTGGAGGAAGAGTCGGTGGAAGGAAAAATCGAGGGTTGTACCTCAGCATTCGCCAACGAAAGCAAAATCTCTACAGACAGACTGGTTTGACTTTTAACACCTTAATATTTTTAACGCTTCAGGACATCTTTTCATCATGTGATTTGAGGTGCTCTAGATTGTCCACATTCAGTGTATTCAAGCAAAACATGAAACTCAAATCTGCAAAAATGTGATGTTGAGCTTCATGGCCATCATTTGCTGCTTAACAGAGATGCCATGTTTGAAGGCTTCTATCACCTAGTGTCCACAACTTTTGCTGTTACTCACTTGCACTAAACTCTGTTTTTACGTTTTGATTACAGTCCTGGAGTAATTTTATCAGATAAAATCCAGAAATACACTgacaaaacatcactgcatattctattttttttcctcttagaCACCAACAAAAGGAGACATGCCATCCGTAAAAAACTTGTTCAAGAGAAAAAGCATTTACAGAATGCCATGGATCAGCTGGACGAAGCACTGAAAATACAGTTACCAACTCTTGACGAGTTGCTTATAactgacaattttgtctggcCCTGGGAAAGCCTTTACTCAAGTATGTTAATAACCTCTGGATTTAACTATAAATAGAAGTTTATgttgattacattttcaatgaaGCAATAGCAAATCATACTTTTATGACTATCGCTACTGTGTTGTGTAGTGTAAAATTAAGAACAGTGCTGAGAAGGACTGAAATTCCTTAATTACATGATCCACTTACATGTATGAAGTAAGAAAGTTGTAATATCATGGAGCAAACACTGAAATGAATATGTGCTTGTGTGACAGTATGTAAACAATGTTTAGTAAAACAATGTCTTAACCAGAGAAAGTGGTTGCAAACTTGCATGTTCATGAGCAACGGTACTGTTTGAAATATGAAACGTGATATTATGGTAACATACTACCATTGTCATTAAAcaatacattaaaacacactAAATACATTAATTTGACACCATGTTTTATTCCATGAACTACAGACAATGGTGATCTCtccaccaaaaaaaaatgtctttgacATAGCCATGCTAGTCCACCGCTTTCAGGAAGAGGTCAACATCATTGTGGATGAGATGCACAGGCACATTACCTCACTCAAAATGCAGCACCACAAGCTAACAGCAATGGTGGAGGTTCAATGTAAGTAAATGTTCACTACTGGAATTCCTACTAATTGTGTATCTCCAAATGTCACAGCATATAAATGAAACCAGCACATTGAGCGCTTTCAAAATACTTTAGCTATGTTAGGTCAATACTTTGTACGTGATGAATAGTCCTGACAGTCATATCTTGTCTTTTCAGGCAGAGAACCAAGTCTTCTCAGCATCTTGAAGAGGCGTCTTCAAGAGCTGCAGGACAACATTGCCACAGCCAAAATGTCATACAGTCCTGCTTTCCAGGGAGGCACAACTGTattgcagcagctgctgcagcaggaCAGTGAAACGTCCAACGAACTGGAGATGGAGTCCTCTGATGAACTAGAGATGGAGTCGTCCGACGAGGATTTAATTGAGGACATTTAAAATGCCTTTTTGTGCACTCTGCCCTGTTACATGCCTTTCAAAGCTCCTGTCTGGATGTGTTTCCCTCTTGTTCTTTCTCTTGCTCactcttttttctctccaggATTGAGATGATTGCTTTCCACCTGTGTTTGGAGTATTTGAGGTGGCAGTCAATAAAAGGACTCCTGAGAAGTGGGAGCTAGCTCTTGCTCTGCTCTGCTGGCTGGTTGCCAGTCTTCTTGTCCTTTAAGCTGTGGCTGTTTGGTTATTAAACTGTGGAGTGTTGTGAGGTGGAGGTTGAGGACCTTAGGTAAGTTGGAGTACCCTGTACATCTTGCATGTACTTGATCTTTGTATAGATACACCAGGTTTAGTGGTTGTTGCCGCCTGTGTAATGTTCTCTTTATCTTTTTGTAGAGAGCCGGCTAGGTAttaggtttgttttgtttgtaagcGCTAACGCTAGTGATGAGCTAGGCCCGTTTTgttatattgattttatttgtttggCACAACCTCCAGGTCCCATCCTCCACCCTCCTGTTGAGCTATTTCCatgttttgaataaaaaacactttttacaCTGACTCTGCACTGACTCTCTCTACACTCACAAAATTTGGTATGTGCCTGTAACTCCTGAAGATtaacatgtacatgtacacagCATTAGCCATGCCCAACAGAAAGTGCGGCAATTGGGATTTTGTGTGTTGTGACACATCCTGATCAATTTGTCCTAGATGATTGATCTTATTCTTGATTCATCCTATTCATGTCAGTTGTTGATATACATAATGTCAAGTTGTTGATATGAAATTGCAAAAACATTATTGGATTTGTTGCAATGTGCTGAAAAAGCAATATAATGTCAAAGTTGGTATAAAAGATGTCAAGATGTTGATTTGAAATTGCTAAGAATGTTGTTTTAATGTTCTTAAATAGCgatatttacatgaaactttaaaaaaaaacttgccacATAAACAGGAAATGTGTCATAAATTTACCATGCATTGCTTGACATGGATCATAAATCACATGTTAATGATAATATTCACATGCTCAAAATGTATACAATAATATACAAAActataatgtaattttaaaaatatagctgtttttgtattttgactacatttcccatgacgAGTACCATTAATTTCAATGGTGCTTACAACAATGGCGCTTGAAATTTGTAGTTCCCTGAggcattttttaacaaattagGTTTAGGATTGAAAACAGTGCCACAGATGGAAATTGTGCACAGAAATAGTTAGAGCAAGTAGTTACATGTGTCACGACAATGATATACAACTAAAAGAAGCATAATTCCACAAAATATCCAAAAACTTTCAGAGACCATCTGTAACAGGTGAGTTGATGCAAGAGTCAATTATGAAAAATTAGTTGGTGTATCCTATTGTAAACCGTATAGTGACTAGAATTAAGCTACATTTGCAATTTTTGGAGagtttttgcttttgttgaaCTACCATTTACATTCTTGGTTTACGGTTTGATTATGCTTACAGTTTCTAGAGGGCTTGGCCCATGATCTTTGAACAGATATTTAATTGCTATGACAGTTTTGCTTTTAAGGTTGTACTCCATGTGAACTGTTTTTGcaagaaaatgcaaatatttgttCACATTATCTGGTCATGATAATTCTTCATTCTCAAGCTCATCAAATTGTACTACGGATCAGGTCATATATGTcagtttgaggaaaaaaatgaaaatattcagaGGATAAAATAAACTACCATATATTGTTCAGTCTGATGCAAGAGAGCATGTGAGTAATTTTTACTGCCCCCACACCACCAGTTATCTCAGTAGCGCCCCCCAAAGGTgtaaaaatttcactttttgaatGTCTTTAATTCCAGAACCACTAATCATATCTGTCTGAAAATTGGTATGGTAATTACTTAAGATATGGGTTATAAATTATGTTTCTGTCATTGTTCCACCTCATTTGCACACATGGGTAAAtaacatgtatttaaaaataatgacaacattgcAAGCTTTTGACTTCATATCAAAGCAGGTGATTAATGTTagtaattttaaaaatatagctgtttttgtattttgactacatttcccatgacgCGTACCATTAATTCCAATGGTGCTTACAACAATGGCGCTGAAATTTGTAGTTCCCTGAGGCATTTTTAACAAATTAGGTTTAGGATTGAAAACAGTGCCACAGATGGAAATTGTGCACGGAAATAGTTAGAGCAAGTAGTTAAATGTGTCACGACAATGATATACAACTAAAAGAAGCATAATTCCACAAAATATCCAAAAACTTTCAGAGACCATCTGTAACAGGTGAGTTGATGCAAGAGTCAATTATGAAAAATTAGTTGGTGTATCCTATTGTAACCGTATAGTGACTAGAATTAAGCCACATTTGCAATTTTTGGAgagttttttgcttttgttgaaCTACCATTTACATTCTTGGTTTACGGTTTGATTATGCTTACAGTTTCTAGAGGGCTTGGCCCATGATCTTTGAACAGATATTTAATTGCTATGACAGTTTTGCTTTTAAGGTTGTACTCCATGTGAACTGTTTTTGcaagaaaatgcaaatatttgttCACATTATCTGGTCATGATAATTCTTCATGTCAAGCTCATCAAATTGTACTACGGATCAGGTCATATATGTCAGTTtgagaaaaaatgaaaatattcagaGGATAAAATAAACTACCATATATTGTTCAGTCTGATGCAAGAGAGCATGTGAGTAATTTTTACTGCCCCAGACCACCAGTTATCTCAGTAGCGCCCCCAAAGGTgtaaaaatttcacttttttgaaTGTCTTTAATTCCAGAACCACTAATCATATCTGTCTGAAAATTGGTATGGTAATTACTTAAGATATGGGTTATAAATTATGTTTCTGTCATTGTTCCACCTCATTTGCACACATGGGTAAAtaacatgtatttaaaaataatgacaacattgcAAGCTTTTGACTTCATATCAAAGCAGGTGATTAATGTTAGTAATGTAATCATGTTtctcattttatatataaaactattatgtaattttaaaaatataactgtttttgtattttgactacatttcccatgatgaCGTACCATTAATTCCAATGGTGCTTACAACAATGGCGCTGAAATTTGTAGTTCCCTGAggcattttttatcttttttttttttacaaacgaATTAGGTTTAGGATTGAAAACAATTGCCACAGATGGAAATGTGCACAGAAATAGTTAGAGCAAGTAGTAACATGTGTCACGACAATGATATACAACTAAAAGAAGCATAATTCCACAAAATATCCAAAAACTGTGTGCTTTGCCCCATGTTGCTAGGTAACACCCTTTACCAGCTGGGCGGAAGACGAACGTgagcctcgcctgtaaagtgggcGAGAGCAACcgacaaaagtccgctctcaagtcagacagtttccagttgattccagcagccttcaggctgaacaacaagtgacagaaacactgtggtctgattctgatttaataaaatgttatcagaccataaatcagctcctccagctgtttttattatgatcgaaatgctctacatgcatctgttgctgattttaattaacaacagactgtagatgatctgtaatctgaacagatttagtctctctgacttctaaacatcactatcagcacaacatgtgttctgtacagaataagcctttaaatcagacagcctttaaatttcaaaatcaataaaaagtttatacaAAACTTGATTCTGAAACAATCAgttgttagatcagctgagaggccgatGTTttccagcatgccctgggtccgcctgggtcttgtagtcggtgaaaagcaactgagCTGCCTGCTctcatgctgcgttcatgccacctgggaatagAAGGGACCACCCCCgtgattacgttgtttttccgactggcagcgttcataTGGTCGGGacgcgtgttcttcttcttctgttatattggcgtttggcgtaacaacttgttgcatggcTGCCACCAATGGTTGgccgtagccgagagcatcacgtgtgtgaaaacatggaggccacaataatacaagatttccttttattttcttatacGAACATggaaacagcacatcgccagctgtttgtttgtgttatctgcaggacaactaACAGGAAAatacacggataatgtgttgtttttttatacatgggcctatttatTTAACTTCCTCTCCAGAATGTAGTTCATGTCATTAGCTGAGCAAAACAGAGACAAGACATAAAGACCAGGTGAAGATAAAGATGActattatcatttattttcttcttccttaTTTACACAATATTCTCCACATTGGTCCACGATGACCTCCACCTTTTgccactgaaaaaaagaaataaaagtatacATGAGTATTATaaggggctttttttttttttacaacaataggcctacatcaataaataaataacaaaagacCTTCAGAACAGGATGATTAACATCTGCCACCACCCCCACCTACCAGGCATTTCTTACAGATAGCATTAATACTAGATACTCTTGTTCACACTGAAAACACTTGTCCTAAATGACGATTCATGTCAAATATGATATTCATGTCaagatgtttttgtaatgtgCTGAAATACTTACCATAAAGGGCAAGGATGCCACTGCATAAATAGCTGTTTCTGCCCCTTACAAagaattaaacaaaataaaaattattattataattattattattattattattattattattattattataaggttATTCTGTACAGATGTAAGCTCAAGACCTGCTTACCACCCTCACTGGAACCCTTCCAATTTGCCTACCGTCAGAACAGGAGCACAGAGGATGCCATCTCTACAGCACTTCACTCTGCACAATGCTGTTCATTGACTTTAGTTCAgcattcaacaccatcatccccTCCAAACTGATCACCAAACTCAGTGAACTGGGCATCAATACCTCCCTCTGTAACTGGATTCTGGATTCATAACCAACAGACCTCAGTCTGCTAGGTTAGATAATAACACCTCCTCAACCATCACCCTGAACACCGGCATACCACAGTTATGTGTGCCCCCGACAATTGCACTACCCTATCCCACCCAgtgttatatttatttacaaatgtacatactgtaattacacttatacatagccatattctactgctcgtCATACTATTTatcctgcacatacacttattcttactactcttataatgttactgtttctgcaatacaatggtactgttaccacactgcacatagctgtacatactttacatatctgtctatatggttcatactgaatatccatatttattcagtttttcttataatatatatactgcATAGTATATCTATATTTTACAACCATTATTATGTCAATGCTACTACATTGCCcgtatctgtacatgttgttcatattacatagccatatttattctgctcttataaggtaGCTGCTAATACACTACACatatttattagggctgcagctatcgattattttagtcatCGAATATTCTCgattattccattgattaatcggataagaaatacttagtaagaaatacttggtaaacagcaatagtaaatatttattattgctgtttacCCTAAAAGGAAACCTGTCGCTTGTATATATACAAAGACTGGtttccttttaaaaaagcaacctttttttattgccaaattccaagaaccttaaaaagaaatacattacaatagtaaatttttggtggcccaaatgttaatattttttacCCAATTccccttcttgcctctggctctttgcactggatatgcaaatacacagcctaatacacagtgaggagcatagatatatctatggtgaagaaaagaataaagaatgcatGCTGGGGGAGGAGCCGGTTTGTCTCCGGAAGCAGCTACATTTCAAAGATTAGAAGCAAACTAATAAAAGTTacactacaaaccgacagctttcgttttagcttggtaaaacatcgctattagcagagtagcatgctgcaggctagttgtgtaaacagcgcggtggacgagagcagcagaCGTCAACTACCTTGTGTCGTGTTGGCTCCATGGAATGGATGAGTACACTGGATGTTTGTTACAGAGATGTAGCAGCATTCTctcgcctgtctcttctcttagaccctcgcttttttaaattccttCATTTGTAATATGGGCCGTCAGTCTTGTGTCCATGAAGCACACACCTCTTGGTCGCTAGTAATAATCCTCCGTGAGGAGACACAGTGAGCCGTACAACCTTAATACATTGATTTAACGGCTT
This genomic window contains:
- the LOC114546243 gene encoding uncharacterized protein LOC114546243, whose amino-acid sequence is MGISPFTCLACVPQMHAVSVDGNRKHYRFRSATGSTEGLFDGALFANDDDVANFVHYVQNATKHASGKGMCGSSQWTAAKETCRASASKIDEEGIEIAVCRHGVLLKALNMFRGEIFAYPMYLQKELSTLSPAFFCMDVACRYFPYLEKVATQCPELQTLQTMRPLLSVMHAKAHTWTCELKWGGRTQEGAGNTIGEEVEQVNSFLSRAAMSTKYMSKGAR